One genomic segment of Rhodothermales bacterium includes these proteins:
- a CDS encoding isoprenylcysteine carboxylmethyltransferase family protein: MTTQFLFLGIVLAVAAQRMLELRLSARNAAAIRAKGGYEVGAGHMGAMRLLHTAWFVAMLAEVFLLDRPFVPWLAVLAFAGLLAGQLLRYAAIRTLGPRWTASIMILPGAPPVASGLYRRIRHPNYVGVILEIAFVPFLHTAWLTALAFTVLNGLLLRVRIRTEEAALREANDYDAALGERPRFIPS; encoded by the coding sequence ATGACGACGCAGTTCCTCTTCCTCGGCATCGTCCTCGCCGTCGCCGCGCAACGCATGCTCGAACTCCGGCTGAGCGCGCGCAACGCGGCGGCGATCCGGGCAAAGGGCGGCTACGAAGTCGGTGCCGGGCACATGGGCGCGATGCGGCTCCTCCACACGGCGTGGTTCGTCGCGATGCTCGCCGAGGTCTTCCTGCTCGACCGGCCATTCGTCCCGTGGCTCGCCGTGCTCGCGTTCGCCGGGCTTCTCGCCGGGCAGTTGCTTCGCTACGCGGCGATCCGTACGCTCGGGCCGCGCTGGACGGCGTCGATCATGATCCTCCCCGGCGCCCCGCCCGTCGCGAGCGGGCTCTACCGCCGCATCCGGCACCCGAACTACGTCGGCGTGATCCTCGAGATTGCGTTCGTTCCCTTCCTCCATACGGCGTGGCTGACGGCGCTCGCCTTCACCGTGCTCAACGGGCTCCTGCTCCGCGTGCGGATTAGGACGGAGGAAGCCGCGCTCCGCGAGGCCAACGACTACGACGCCGCGCTCGGCGAGCGGCCCCGCTTTATCCCCAGCTAA
- a CDS encoding 3-oxoacyl-[acyl-carrier-protein] synthase III C-terminal domain-containing protein, whose protein sequence is MPFIAATATGFPAHYYSQDVISGDLQMLWSEYGINTGRVAKLHENTTVGGRYIAVPKEEYYELRGWEEPNEIYARVAVELGQEVLEKVFAEAGLDASDVGLFIFASTTGIAIPTIDARLMNRLPFAPDTKRLPLFGLGCVAGTAGTARLADYLAGHPTEAAVLLTEEFCSLTIQKHDISIANLIACGLFGDAAGAVLMVGDEHPLAQQAGHTMPEIVATRSVFFPDSEHFMGWDIKETGMQIVLSADVPEASRTDLSARIEAFLDEHGIGVADIGRWVCHPGGPKVIEALEEGLGLNGTTLQRSRDVLREVGNVSSVSVLLILDAVLRDDPPPPGTYGLMLAMGPGFVAELVLLRW, encoded by the coding sequence ATGCCCTTCATTGCCGCCACCGCGACCGGATTCCCGGCGCACTACTACTCGCAGGACGTCATCAGCGGGGACCTTCAGATGCTGTGGTCGGAGTACGGCATCAACACCGGTCGCGTCGCGAAGCTGCACGAGAACACGACCGTCGGCGGGCGCTACATCGCCGTGCCGAAGGAGGAGTATTACGAGCTGCGCGGGTGGGAGGAGCCGAACGAGATCTACGCCCGCGTGGCCGTCGAGCTGGGACAGGAGGTGCTGGAGAAGGTGTTCGCCGAGGCCGGGCTCGACGCCTCCGATGTCGGCCTCTTCATTTTCGCCTCCACGACGGGCATCGCGATCCCGACGATCGACGCGCGGCTGATGAACCGGCTGCCGTTCGCGCCCGACACGAAGCGGCTCCCGCTCTTCGGGCTCGGCTGCGTCGCCGGCACCGCCGGCACCGCGCGCCTCGCCGACTACCTCGCCGGGCATCCGACCGAGGCCGCCGTGCTCCTCACCGAGGAGTTCTGCTCGCTGACGATCCAAAAGCACGACATCTCGATCGCCAACCTCATCGCGTGCGGCCTCTTCGGCGACGCGGCCGGGGCCGTGCTGATGGTCGGCGACGAGCACCCGCTCGCGCAGCAGGCCGGCCACACGATGCCCGAGATCGTCGCTACCCGCTCCGTCTTCTTCCCCGACTCCGAGCACTTCATGGGCTGGGACATCAAAGAGACCGGGATGCAGATCGTCCTCTCGGCCGACGTGCCCGAGGCCTCGCGGACCGACCTCAGCGCCCGCATCGAGGCGTTCCTCGACGAGCACGGGATCGGCGTCGCCGACATCGGCCGGTGGGTCTGCCACCCCGGCGGGCCGAAGGTGATCGAGGCGCTCGAAGAAGGGCTCGGGCTCAACGGGACGACGCTCCAGCGGAGCCGCGACGTCCTCCGCGAGGTCGGCAACGTCTCGTCCGTCTCCGTCCTCCTCATCCTCGACGCCGTGCTGCGCGACGACCCGCCGCCGCCCGGCACGTATGGGCTGATGCTCGCGATGGGCCCCGGTTTCGTCGCCGAACTCGTGCTGCTCCGGTGGTGA